Proteins from one Erysipelothrix larvae genomic window:
- a CDS encoding ROK family protein, translating to MSQKIVGIDIGGTQIKYGCLDETGTIFSKGVIDTPKKGEEILDALVTIFEGYNQDHDVKAVGISAPGIINNEGYLITGGAIYDFYDFDLRAEMMRRVGVEVFVENDANCALYAEKWIGIAKKCSNFILVVIGTGVGGAIMIHDKLYRGAHFSSGEFGFMFAKNPKDTDARRSSWSLVGSVQSGIVDAYKTLKNDGEVVSGLEVYNRALQGDSIAKQVMDDLYTTCAQQIYNLIVSFDPELVVISGAISGNKEFIQKVNQKVNDMKNTHQDMGNIVFPEIVASQYLNDSGIIGAAYNAIKQ from the coding sequence ATGTCACAGAAGATTGTTGGGATTGATATTGGTGGGACACAGATAAAGTATGGATGCTTGGATGAAACAGGAACCATCTTTAGTAAAGGCGTAATCGACACACCTAAAAAAGGTGAAGAGATTCTGGATGCCCTTGTTACAATCTTTGAGGGGTATAATCAAGATCATGATGTTAAAGCAGTTGGGATTAGTGCACCTGGTATTATAAATAATGAAGGATATCTCATTACAGGCGGTGCAATTTATGACTTCTATGATTTTGATTTACGCGCTGAAATGATGCGTCGTGTTGGCGTTGAGGTGTTTGTAGAAAACGACGCTAATTGTGCCCTTTATGCGGAAAAATGGATTGGGATTGCTAAGAAGTGTTCAAACTTTATTCTAGTTGTGATTGGAACCGGTGTGGGTGGTGCAATTATGATCCATGATAAGTTGTATCGCGGGGCTCATTTTAGTTCGGGTGAATTTGGGTTTATGTTTGCAAAAAACCCAAAAGATACAGATGCGCGACGTTCATCATGGAGTTTAGTAGGGTCTGTTCAATCAGGAATTGTAGATGCTTACAAAACCCTTAAAAATGATGGTGAAGTTGTGTCAGGACTTGAGGTGTACAACCGCGCTTTACAAGGTGATTCCATTGCAAAACAGGTAATGGATGATTTGTACACAACCTGCGCGCAACAAATATATAACCTTATCGTATCCTTTGATCCAGAACTGGTTGTGATTAGTGGTGCAATTAGTGGGAATAAAGAGTTTATTCAAAAGGTCAATCAAAAGGTAAACGATATGAAAAATACACATCAAGACATGGGGAATATTGTATTCCCTGAGATAGTTGCTAGTCAGTATCTCAATGACTCAGGCATTATTGGTGCTGCATATAATGCAATCAAGCAATAG
- a CDS encoding cation transporter, with the protein MNQSTEEKILKSSMFVLLIFAVSGVVFGNLLNSEVILFEGIYSTLSIVTSYLTLRVTRYIRKKDDDNFPFGKEGIIPLVVLLQFLILNAMLIYMFVDAILIILSGGSVTNLGSVIVYLLFTTTLVSIYCKRLKKASKTSQSPIILSEVKQWHVTQKQGYFVLGGYILGFVLSQTSTQGITPYIDPIILIIFTILTISQTFNEMIKAFKELIGMSTIGDKTYEVMEDKIDKISDEFRIKDYYLRVKHLGGMLVMEIDFLVDHQFECETVKDQDRIRDEVYRTIHKNNLNLWLSISFTTDPRWIE; encoded by the coding sequence ATGAATCAATCAACTGAGGAGAAAATATTAAAATCTTCGATGTTTGTGTTATTAATCTTTGCAGTATCCGGTGTAGTATTTGGAAATCTCTTAAACTCTGAGGTCATCTTGTTTGAGGGGATTTACAGTACCCTAAGCATTGTGACCAGTTATCTTACCTTAAGAGTGACGCGATATATTCGCAAAAAAGATGACGATAACTTCCCTTTTGGAAAAGAGGGAATTATACCACTTGTTGTTTTATTGCAATTTTTAATTCTAAATGCGATGCTCATATATATGTTTGTTGATGCAATATTGATCATACTAAGTGGTGGTTCTGTCACAAATCTTGGATCAGTCATTGTGTATCTCTTATTCACAACAACACTGGTTAGTATCTATTGTAAACGTCTAAAAAAAGCTTCAAAGACCAGTCAATCTCCAATCATTTTATCTGAAGTTAAACAGTGGCACGTCACACAGAAACAAGGATATTTTGTTTTGGGAGGCTATATTTTAGGCTTTGTCTTATCGCAGACATCAACCCAAGGAATTACCCCCTATATTGATCCAATTATCTTAATAATCTTTACCATCTTAACGATTTCTCAAACGTTTAATGAAATGATTAAAGCGTTTAAAGAATTGATTGGTATGTCTACGATTGGCGATAAAACGTATGAAGTCATGGAAGATAAAATCGATAAGATATCGGATGAATTTAGAATCAAAGATTACTATTTACGAGTAAAGCATTTGGGTGGAATGTTGGTTATGGAGATTGATTTTCTTGTAGATCATCAATTTGAATGTGAAACAGTGAAGGATCAAGACCGTATTCGAGATGAAGTGTATCGCACGATCCATAAAAATAACTTAAATCTATGGTTAAGCATTTCTTTTACAACAGACCCCCGATGGATCGAATAA
- a CDS encoding SWIM zinc finger family protein, which translates to MDWKDDFTFDVLQRGHELHLEERVDFEIDEDMIWGVVHDTADYNVNIEVDDQGVQSMACDCPDSQKLRCQHMAALMFAFEEESKDFFENMRDLFDESALEIEDVLDTLDKDSLIECLSFIYQRSEEAKVLANLFVHNYFEEFFDAFDEDEYDDDELEMDEIDLTDCEISEICLTLDMYFDVMVMEDYDEDDPENEGIYLFLTSLEAVYINSGDDEKRAIFTWMTENYDAFETIDEADLYFSCFENLFVDDFLNQTKFTYLYDLVLRDILPFEENNGSESAMSALFAVAKVLDRENVIEEIYAKNKHHRYVFAQYIQHLLKTNKNNEALQALEEDCSFLRRLSRRDYETCGVITGLAYEIGDLDAFRYYFEHLIHHDDWVDSQLFIEYKNSFNPAQWPQAFREISDVMKMQQDYADILIDLQEYNALLEHIIDQGDVSLLLLHEDILSAAHPQRVIDCYLRIADAYATQTGRSAYQKATEILGESLKHPNAKTHVVGLLETWKTKYSNRKAMLEIIETFEQNL; encoded by the coding sequence ATGGATTGGAAAGACGATTTTACATTTGATGTATTACAAAGAGGACATGAACTTCATTTAGAGGAACGTGTTGATTTTGAAATTGATGAAGATATGATATGGGGTGTTGTTCACGATACAGCCGATTACAATGTTAACATTGAAGTTGATGACCAAGGGGTTCAATCAATGGCTTGTGATTGTCCTGATTCACAAAAACTGCGCTGTCAGCACATGGCTGCGCTCATGTTTGCCTTCGAAGAAGAATCAAAGGATTTTTTTGAAAATATGCGAGATTTATTTGATGAGAGTGCACTTGAAATCGAAGATGTATTGGATACGCTTGATAAAGATTCACTCATTGAATGCTTATCGTTTATTTATCAACGCAGTGAAGAAGCCAAAGTATTAGCAAATTTATTCGTGCATAATTATTTTGAAGAATTTTTTGATGCGTTTGATGAAGATGAATATGATGATGATGAACTAGAGATGGACGAAATTGACTTAACGGACTGCGAGATCTCAGAGATTTGCTTAACACTGGATATGTATTTCGATGTTATGGTAATGGAAGATTATGATGAGGATGATCCAGAAAATGAAGGGATTTATCTTTTCTTAACCTCACTTGAAGCGGTGTATATTAACAGTGGTGACGATGAAAAACGTGCGATTTTCACATGGATGACTGAAAACTACGATGCATTTGAAACAATCGATGAGGCAGACCTTTATTTTTCATGTTTTGAGAATCTCTTTGTGGATGATTTTCTAAATCAAACAAAGTTTACGTATTTATATGATTTAGTGCTCAGGGATATCTTACCCTTTGAAGAAAATAATGGATCAGAAAGTGCCATGAGTGCTTTGTTTGCTGTCGCAAAGGTACTAGACCGTGAGAATGTAATTGAAGAAATATATGCCAAAAATAAACACCATCGGTATGTGTTTGCACAGTATATCCAACATTTACTAAAAACAAACAAAAATAATGAAGCGCTTCAAGCGTTAGAAGAAGATTGTTCCTTTTTAAGACGTTTAAGTCGTCGGGACTATGAAACCTGTGGTGTGATTACAGGACTTGCGTATGAAATTGGCGATCTAGATGCCTTTCGATATTACTTTGAACATTTAATTCATCATGATGATTGGGTTGATTCACAATTATTTATTGAATATAAAAACTCATTTAATCCGGCACAATGGCCTCAAGCCTTTAGGGAGATTTCTGATGTCATGAAGATGCAACAAGACTATGCTGATATCTTAATTGATTTACAGGAATACAATGCGCTTTTAGAACATATTATTGATCAGGGTGATGTTTCACTGTTATTACTTCATGAAGATATTCTAAGTGCTGCACATCCACAACGTGTCATTGATTGTTATCTTAGAATTGCGGATGCTTATGCGACACAAACAGGACGATCGGCGTATCAAAAAGCGACGGAAATCCTAGGGGAATCTTTGAAGCATCCAAATGCAAAAACCCACGTGGTAGGATTACTTGAGACATGGAAAACAAAGTATTCAAATCGAAAAGCAATGCTTGAGATCATTGAAACTTTCGAACAAAACTTATAA
- a CDS encoding Cof-type HAD-IIB family hydrolase, which yields MDIKNIKLAIFDIDDTLIERGEILIKPSAYQAIKTLEEKGVQVMIATGRAYYFIQDDVFQRVKPDYVVTINGSCVFNKERDHIVYITPTRQDVEAIIQICRQHNIGVAGKMLDEMHVYHGLETFLTSYLKGSPKEHILLDYQDAELGDEIPMGLFLMGDETFIETLRPVYPELKFAKAYRDAYDIYSVNAGKIKGIETVLGKLSLTWDEVIAFGDAENDQDMLRHAAIGVAMGNATDTLKEIADYVTTDIDDHGIYNALKHLNLI from the coding sequence ATGGATATTAAAAATATAAAGCTTGCGATCTTCGACATCGATGATACACTCATTGAACGCGGAGAGATATTAATCAAACCCAGTGCCTACCAAGCAATTAAAACTCTTGAAGAGAAAGGTGTTCAAGTAATGATTGCAACGGGACGTGCTTACTATTTTATTCAAGATGATGTGTTCCAACGTGTTAAGCCAGACTATGTGGTTACCATTAATGGTTCCTGTGTCTTTAATAAGGAACGTGACCATATTGTGTACATAACACCAACACGCCAAGATGTTGAGGCCATCATTCAAATCTGCCGTCAACATAACATTGGGGTTGCTGGAAAAATGTTGGATGAAATGCATGTCTATCATGGTCTTGAAACATTTTTAACGTCTTATTTAAAAGGCAGTCCAAAAGAACACATTCTGTTGGATTATCAAGACGCTGAATTAGGGGATGAAATACCGATGGGACTGTTTTTAATGGGGGATGAAACCTTCATTGAAACACTGCGTCCTGTGTATCCTGAACTGAAGTTTGCGAAAGCCTACAGAGATGCTTATGATATTTATTCTGTGAATGCTGGTAAGATCAAAGGCATTGAAACTGTGCTAGGTAAGCTCTCATTAACATGGGATGAAGTGATTGCATTTGGTGATGCAGAAAATGATCAAGACATGTTGCGTCATGCTGCCATTGGTGTTGCGATGGGAAATGCAACCGATACCCTGAAAGAAATTGCGGATTATGTCACAACCGATATCGATGATCATGGCATCTACAATGCACTGAAGCATTTAAATCTAATCTAA
- a CDS encoding thermonuclease family protein: MKQKQIKLTKRKINKIKKTITSILALIATVYVLYQQLNPQETAQPAQHQTSTVRCVDGDTFWYGDEKIRLLAIDTPESTNQIEVFGKEASERTCDLLNGGSNLEFYYDEGNEIDKYDRHLYWVYIDGVFLQELLVSEGLAEVKYVDKSTVDQSRLKQLENAQTHAKEKAQGIWSLDS, translated from the coding sequence ATGAAACAAAAACAAATAAAACTTACTAAACGAAAAATCAATAAAATAAAGAAAACGATCACATCAATTCTTGCGCTTATCGCAACAGTGTATGTGTTATACCAACAACTCAATCCACAAGAAACAGCACAACCCGCACAGCATCAAACATCAACCGTTCGATGTGTGGATGGGGATACATTTTGGTATGGGGATGAAAAGATTCGATTACTGGCGATTGATACACCCGAGTCAACCAACCAAATTGAGGTCTTTGGAAAAGAAGCCAGTGAAAGAACCTGTGATTTATTAAATGGTGGAAGTAATCTTGAATTTTATTATGATGAAGGCAATGAAATCGACAAATATGATCGCCATCTTTATTGGGTATACATTGATGGTGTGTTCTTACAAGAACTCCTTGTATCTGAAGGCTTAGCAGAGGTTAAATATGTTGATAAATCAACTGTCGATCAATCGCGCCTAAAACAACTTGAGAATGCTCAAACACATGCGAAGGAAAAAGCTCAAGGGATTTGGTCTTTGGATTCATAA
- the guaB gene encoding IMP dehydrogenase — protein sequence MNGKVIKEAYTFDDLLLVPAKSSVVPANVCLKTRLSKKLSLNVPLLSAAMDTVTEVDMASTMAKLGGMGIVHKNMTVQAQAEMVKAVKDSVIEDEFTIANVDEAGKLRVGAAVGVGETTLERVSALVEAGVDIVAVDSAHGHSDGVLETVKKIRSQYPDLDIIGGNVVTAQAATDLIYAGATVIKVGVGPGSICTTRVVAGVGVPQLTAVMDVYEVARQYGVGVIADGGIKLSGDISKALAAGADCVMLGGLLAGCEESPGIVLEVFGKKVKNYVGMGSLSAMQRGSSDRYFQGGVAELSKLVPEGIEATVPYKGSIRDVIYQMLGGVRSGMGYCGCATIEAMKTNAQFVKITGAGLRESHPHDVENVKESPNYNG from the coding sequence ATGAATGGTAAGGTAATCAAAGAAGCGTATACATTTGATGATTTGTTGCTAGTACCTGCGAAATCAAGCGTGGTACCAGCAAATGTGTGTCTAAAAACACGCCTGTCTAAAAAACTCTCATTAAATGTACCCCTACTTTCTGCAGCTATGGACACTGTTACAGAAGTAGATATGGCAAGTACCATGGCAAAACTTGGTGGAATGGGTATTGTTCATAAGAATATGACGGTACAAGCACAAGCAGAAATGGTAAAGGCTGTTAAGGACAGCGTGATTGAAGATGAGTTTACAATTGCGAATGTTGACGAAGCGGGCAAACTTCGTGTCGGTGCAGCAGTGGGTGTTGGTGAAACAACTTTAGAGCGTGTAAGTGCACTTGTTGAAGCAGGCGTTGATATTGTTGCAGTAGACAGCGCACACGGTCACTCTGACGGTGTATTAGAAACCGTGAAGAAAATTCGTTCACAATATCCTGATCTTGACATTATTGGAGGTAATGTCGTGACAGCACAAGCAGCGACTGATCTTATCTATGCAGGAGCAACCGTCATTAAAGTGGGTGTTGGTCCTGGATCAATTTGTACAACACGTGTAGTTGCTGGTGTTGGGGTTCCTCAACTTACAGCTGTTATGGATGTATATGAAGTTGCACGTCAATATGGTGTGGGTGTTATTGCTGATGGTGGTATAAAGCTATCGGGTGATATTTCTAAAGCACTTGCAGCAGGCGCGGATTGTGTCATGCTGGGAGGACTGCTTGCAGGATGTGAAGAATCACCAGGAATTGTACTTGAAGTATTTGGAAAAAAGGTTAAGAACTACGTAGGAATGGGATCACTGAGCGCGATGCAACGCGGATCAAGTGATCGTTATTTCCAAGGTGGTGTTGCGGAATTATCAAAACTGGTACCAGAAGGTATTGAAGCAACCGTTCCTTATAAAGGCAGCATTCGTGATGTAATCTATCAAATGCTTGGAGGTGTGCGTTCAGGTATGGGATATTGTGGATGTGCAACGATTGAAGCAATGAAAACAAATGCGCAATTTGTGAAGATTACCGGTGCAGGGTTACGTGAAAGTCATCCTCATGATGTCGAAAATGTAAAGGAGTCACCAAACTACAATGGGTAA
- the guaA gene encoding glutamine-hydrolyzing GMP synthase gives MGNKILVLDFGSQYNQLIVRRIRDLGVYSELLDHEITAETIKNDKDVAGIVLSGGPNSVYEEGAFTLDPEIFNLDIPVLGICYGMQLMSHLQGGKVEGHDKKEYGLAPVEVNKVSLLTDGIPECFNAWMSHGDQVKAAPEGFEVTARSENTEITMMANESKKQYGIQFHPEVRNSEFGLDIISNFVFNICHAEKGWSMEHFVQEQTDKIREQVKDEHVICALSGGVDSAVVAALLHHAIGDQLTCVFVDHGLLRKGEADSVVEVFRDAFHMNLIKVDAQRRFLDKLAGVDDPEQKRKIIGNEFIYVFEDETKKLKDAKWLAQGTLYTDVIESGTKTAQTIKSHHNVGGLPEDMEFKLIEPLNTLFKDEVRQLGLVLGLPENIVHRQPFPGPGIAIRILGAVDEEKIKIVQDSDYILREEIANAGLDRDIWQYFTVLTNLRSVGVMGDQRTYDYTLALRAVTSIDGMSADWARIPYDVLQKISVRIVNEVKGVNRIVYDITSKPPATIEWE, from the coding sequence ATGGGTAATAAAATATTAGTCTTAGATTTTGGTTCGCAATACAACCAGTTAATCGTCCGTCGTATTCGTGATTTAGGGGTATATAGTGAACTACTTGATCATGAAATTACAGCAGAAACAATAAAAAATGATAAAGATGTTGCAGGGATTGTCTTATCAGGTGGCCCAAATTCAGTCTATGAAGAAGGTGCATTTACACTTGATCCTGAAATCTTCAATTTAGATATTCCGGTATTAGGGATTTGTTATGGAATGCAACTGATGTCACATTTACAAGGTGGTAAGGTTGAAGGTCATGATAAAAAAGAATACGGGCTCGCTCCTGTAGAAGTGAATAAGGTGAGTTTACTGACTGATGGTATTCCTGAGTGCTTTAATGCATGGATGAGCCATGGTGACCAAGTAAAGGCTGCTCCAGAAGGTTTTGAAGTAACTGCACGCAGTGAAAACACTGAGATCACAATGATGGCAAATGAATCAAAGAAACAATACGGGATTCAGTTCCATCCTGAAGTAAGAAATAGTGAATTTGGTCTGGATATTATCTCAAACTTTGTATTCAATATTTGCCATGCTGAAAAAGGGTGGTCAATGGAACACTTTGTCCAAGAACAAACAGATAAAATCCGTGAACAAGTAAAAGATGAACATGTAATCTGTGCTTTATCTGGTGGTGTTGATAGTGCCGTTGTAGCAGCCCTTCTTCATCACGCAATTGGCGATCAATTGACCTGTGTGTTTGTTGATCACGGTCTGTTGCGTAAAGGTGAGGCTGACTCTGTCGTGGAAGTATTTAGAGACGCATTCCATATGAATCTGATTAAGGTCGATGCGCAACGTCGTTTCTTGGATAAACTTGCAGGTGTTGATGATCCAGAACAAAAACGTAAGATTATTGGAAATGAGTTCATCTATGTATTTGAGGATGAAACAAAGAAACTAAAAGATGCGAAATGGCTTGCGCAAGGTACTTTGTATACAGATGTTATTGAGTCAGGAACAAAGACTGCACAAACAATTAAGTCACATCACAATGTAGGTGGACTTCCAGAAGATATGGAATTCAAACTCATTGAACCGCTTAACACACTCTTTAAAGACGAAGTACGTCAGCTCGGACTTGTATTAGGTCTTCCTGAGAACATCGTACACCGTCAACCATTCCCTGGTCCAGGTATCGCAATTCGTATTCTTGGTGCAGTGGATGAGGAGAAAATTAAGATTGTTCAAGACAGTGATTATATCTTAAGAGAAGAAATCGCAAACGCAGGACTTGATCGTGACATTTGGCAATACTTTACTGTATTAACGAACTTGCGTTCAGTTGGTGTCATGGGTGATCAAAGAACTTATGATTACACACTGGCATTACGCGCAGTAACTTCGATCGATGGAATGAGTGCTGATTGGGCTCGTATTCCTTATGATGTATTACAAAAGATCTCTGTTCGTATCGTAAATGAGGTTAAGGGTGTTAATCGTATTGTGTATGATATTACATCTAAACCACCTGCAACGATTGAGTGGGAATAA
- a CDS encoding Arm DNA-binding domain-containing protein codes for MTVYLNEVNQTYFCNFRYKNYLGERKGKTKRGFKTYDEALSWEILFLYLLNTLLKL; via the coding sequence ATGACAGTATATTTAAATGAAGTAAACCAAACATATTTCTGCAACTTTCGTTATAAAAACTATCTTGGTGAACGAAAAGGGAAAACAAAACGAGGTTTCAAAACTTATGATGAAGCACTGAGTTGGGAAATCCTTTTTTTGTATTTGTTAAACACACTTCTGAAGTTATAA
- a CDS encoding type IV toxin-antitoxin system AbiEi family antitoxin domain-containing protein has protein sequence MIDKLKWISKNNNGLIYTKDVTQYNIRKEVLSDLVKSGDLVRLKRGVYCFKDEIIDEYYLFQLKAPQLIYSLGTALFFHGYSNRVPNVLSITVKQGYNVHRIDTQKINVRYSSDELFELGLTAIKSPQGMEVRCYDLERTICDIVKERNKMDPQIFSDAINQYFSNKKINSRLLMKYAKAMKIEGEIMKYIEVLR, from the coding sequence ATGATAGATAAACTTAAATGGATATCAAAAAATAATAATGGTTTGATTTATACTAAAGATGTAACTCAATACAATATTAGAAAAGAAGTTTTAAGTGATCTTGTAAAGTCAGGTGATCTTGTTAGATTAAAAAGAGGGGTATATTGTTTCAAAGATGAAATCATCGATGAATATTATTTATTTCAATTAAAAGCACCACAACTTATCTATTCATTAGGAACAGCTTTGTTTTTTCACGGTTATTCCAATCGAGTTCCAAATGTGCTCTCAATTACAGTAAAGCAAGGTTACAATGTGCATAGAATTGACACGCAAAAAATAAATGTTAGATATAGTAGTGATGAACTATTTGAACTTGGCCTTACAGCAATTAAATCACCTCAAGGCATGGAAGTTCGCTGTTATGATTTAGAAAGAACAATTTGTGATATTGTCAAAGAACGTAATAAAATGGATCCGCAAATATTTTCAGATGCAATAAACCAATATTTTAGTAATAAAAAAATCAATTCTAGACTATTGATGAAGTACGCAAAGGCTATGAAAATTGAGGGTGAAATTATGAAATACATTGAGGTATTACGATGA
- a CDS encoding nucleotidyl transferase AbiEii/AbiGii toxin family protein, which translates to MRTSKQLKGYLRNLAKEKNISAQELLQIFMFERLIERLSLSEYRNHIVLKGGLLVASLIGIDERTTMDMDTTIVGYPVTEESMETLIEDIIKVELDDGIQFEFLGLNPIRKNDDYSNYTIKLEATYEEIRVPLKIDVTTGDAITPREIAYDYYLSFEGRTVSIYSYPIETVLAEKLETILSRNVTNTRARDFYDIYLLYNTQWEKVDISDLKEALIATGTNRDSLDEIDAYSEIIEDISTSRTIITSWERYQSENAYAREIELKNILIVISNILELLNLDDK; encoded by the coding sequence ATGAGAACATCAAAACAACTAAAAGGTTATTTAAGAAATTTAGCAAAGGAGAAGAATATCTCTGCTCAGGAATTACTACAGATATTCATGTTTGAAAGACTAATTGAAAGATTATCATTGTCTGAATATCGTAACCATATTGTGCTAAAGGGCGGACTACTCGTTGCATCACTGATTGGTATTGATGAGCGAACAACAATGGATATGGATACAACAATTGTTGGATATCCAGTAACTGAGGAGTCAATGGAAACATTGATTGAAGATATTATTAAAGTCGAACTAGACGATGGAATTCAGTTTGAATTTCTTGGTTTGAACCCAATAAGAAAGAATGACGATTACAGCAACTATACAATCAAACTTGAAGCAACATATGAAGAAATACGTGTACCTTTAAAGATTGATGTTACAACAGGCGATGCAATTACGCCAAGAGAAATAGCATATGATTATTATCTTTCATTTGAAGGAAGAACAGTTTCTATATATTCCTATCCAATTGAAACTGTGTTGGCAGAAAAACTAGAAACAATTTTGAGTAGAAATGTTACCAATACCAGAGCACGAGATTTTTATGACATCTATCTTCTTTATAATACACAATGGGAAAAGGTAGATATTAGTGATCTTAAAGAGGCTTTGATTGCGACTGGAACAAATAGAGATTCCTTGGATGAGATTGATGCTTATTCGGAAATAATAGAAGATATATCAACTTCAAGAACTATCATTACATCATGGGAAAGATATCAGAGTGAAAATGCATATGCACGAGAAATAGAACTTAAAAATATACTCATAGTTATTAGTAATATCTTAGAATTACTTAACTTAGATGATAAATGA
- a CDS encoding SDR family NAD(P)-dependent oxidoreductase, whose translation MKKFVVITGASSGIGYATAKAFAKRGKNLILVARRKNRLEEVKKEIEDSFSGIEVITKSCDLSDIPTAYSLYEELRSYSIETWINNAGFGDYASVSQQNLEKIENMLKLNIETLTILSTLYVNEYRDVSGTQLINLSSRGGYVLVPNAATYCATKFYVSAFTEGLAHELKASGAKLKAKILAPAATKTEFGKLANNTQDYDYDKKFGQYHTSEQMADFLLHLYDSEKTLGIVDWETFEFKLEEPQMNYAGNSIHNQKHDVSIHDDLYERVVSHDDHHNKDSK comes from the coding sequence ATGAAAAAATTTGTTGTTATTACAGGCGCAAGCTCTGGCATTGGTTACGCAACTGCTAAGGCTTTTGCTAAACGAGGAAAAAATTTAATTTTAGTTGCTCGGAGGAAAAATCGGCTAGAAGAAGTGAAGAAAGAAATTGAAGATTCCTTTTCGGGAATCGAAGTTATCACAAAAAGCTGTGATTTGTCTGATATTCCAACTGCCTATTCTCTATATGAGGAATTAAGAAGCTATTCGATTGAAACATGGATTAATAATGCGGGGTTTGGTGATTATGCTAGTGTTTCACAACAGAATTTGGAAAAAATTGAGAATATGTTGAAACTAAATATTGAGACATTAACTATTCTTTCCACATTATATGTCAATGAATATAGGGATGTTTCAGGAACTCAGTTAATCAACCTATCTTCTCGTGGTGGCTATGTTCTTGTTCCAAATGCAGCGACTTATTGTGCAACAAAATTCTATGTGAGTGCATTTACAGAAGGACTGGCACATGAATTAAAAGCCAGCGGCGCAAAACTGAAAGCAAAAATATTAGCACCTGCCGCAACCAAAACAGAATTTGGCAAGTTAGCAAACAACACGCAAGACTATGATTATGATAAAAAATTTGGGCAGTATCATACAAGTGAACAAATGGCGGATTTCTTATTGCACCTATATGATAGTGAGAAAACATTAGGAATTGTGGATTGGGAGACTTTTGAATTTAAGCTTGAAGAACCACAAATGAACTATGCCGGAAATTCTATTCATAATCAGAAACACGATGTATCTATACACGATGATCTATATGAGCGTGTAGTGAGTCATGACGACCACCACAATAAGGACAGCAAATAG
- a CDS encoding MerR family transcriptional regulator, with amino-acid sequence MKIKNEMENLMNYSIGAFSKKVNLSIDTLRYYEKEKLILPKRNESNRRVYSESDVAWIEFIMRLKQIGMPIKDIQHYANLRDQGDETIEDRMQLLYKQSDILEVKKREIDANIQFLNQKIDTYKRMLADKKEAL; translated from the coding sequence ATGAAAATTAAAAATGAAATGGAGAACCTTATGAATTATAGTATTGGAGCATTTTCTAAAAAAGTAAACCTTTCGATTGATACCCTACGTTATTATGAAAAGGAAAAGTTGATTTTACCCAAACGAAATGAGAGTAATCGTAGAGTTTACAGCGAATCGGATGTTGCTTGGATCGAATTTATCATGAGATTAAAGCAGATTGGTATGCCAATCAAAGACATCCAGCACTATGCAAACTTACGTGATCAAGGGGATGAAACGATTGAAGACAGAATGCAATTGCTGTATAAGCAATCTGATATTCTTGAAGTCAAAAAAAGAGAAATTGATGCTAATATTCAGTTCCTAAACCAAAAAATTGATACCTATAAACGGATGTTGGCAGACAAAAAGGAAGCTTTATGA